One Saccharomyces kudriavzevii IFO 1802 strain IFO1802 genome assembly, chromosome: 7 DNA segment encodes these proteins:
- the SKDI07G0020 gene encoding uncharacterized protein translates to MDRGPEYTNKTLRNFFMERGITPCYTTTADSRAHGIAERSNRTLLDDRRTHLRCSGLLNRLWFSAVEFSTIIRNSLISPKNKNYPRQHAGLAGLDISTLLPFGQTVVVNNHSPGSKFALVVFLVAPYIHYETHMVILSMFHL, encoded by the coding sequence ATGGACAGAGGACCCGAGTACACTAACAAGACCCTccgtaatttctttatggAACGCGGTATAACTCCATGCTatacaacaacagcagatTCCAGAGCACATGGTATTGCTGAACGATCAAACCGTACCTTATTAGACGACCGTCGCACACATCTACGGTGCAGCGGTTTATTAAATCGTCTATGGTTTTCAGCAGTCGAATTCTCCACCATTAtcagaaattctttaatttcgccaaaaaacaagaattacCCACGACAACATGCTGGTTTAGCAGGACTTGATATCAGTACTCTATTACCATTCGGTCAAACTGTTGTAGTCAACAATCACAGTCCCGGTTCAAAATTTGCCCTCGTGGTATTCCTGGTTGCGCCTTACATCCATTACGAAACTCATATGGTTATATTATCTATGTtccatctttga
- the SKDI07G0010 gene encoding uncharacterized protein, translated as MHSLEPPRSKKRIHLIAAVKAVKSIKPFRTTLRYDEAITYNKSNEEKEKYTEAYHKEVNQLLKMNAWETDKYYDRNSMGSKNMISSVLVFNKKRDGTHKARFVARGDIQHPDTYDPGMQSNTVHHYALMTSLSLALDNDYYVTQLDVSSAYLYADIKEELYIRPPPHLGLNNKLLSLKKSLYGLKQSGANWYETIKSYLIKQCGMDEVRGWSCVFKNSQVTICLFVDDMILFSKDLKANKKVIANLRIKKKKKLKP; from the coding sequence ATGCATAGTCTAGAACCACCAAGGTCAAAAAAACGTATTCATTTAATTGCAGCTGTAAAGGCGGTAAAGTCAATCAAACCATTCCGAACGACCTTAAGATATGATGAAGCAATCACATATAATAAGagtaatgaagaaaaggagaaatatACTGAAGCATATCATAAAGAAGTTAACCAactattaaaaatgaatgctTGGGAAACAGACAAGTATTATGATAGAAACTCGATGGGttccaagaatatgatAAGCTCAGTGCTTGTATTCAACAAGAAGCGTGACGGAACACATAAGGCTAGATTTGTTGCAAGAGGTGACATACAGCATCCCGATACATATGATCCGGGCATGCAATCCAATACTGTACATCATTATGCACTGATGACATCTTTGTCACTTGCATTAGATAATGACTACTATGTCACACAACTAGACGTATCCTCCGCTTACTTGTATGCCGACATCAAAGAGGAATTATACATAAGACCTCCACCACATCTAGgattgaataataaattactaagtttaaagaaatcactTTATGGTTTAAAACAAAGTGGTGCAAACTGGTATGAAACTATTAAATCATACTTAATAAAGCAATGTGGCATGGACGAAGTACGTGGATGGTCGTGtgtgttcaaaaatagtcAAGTCACAATATGTCTATTCGTTGATGACATGATATTATTCAGCAAAGATCTAAAAGCGAATAAGAAAGTCATAGCAAATCTCagaattaagaaaaaaaaaaaattaaagccATGA